The following coding sequences lie in one Glycine max cultivar Williams 82 chromosome 19, Glycine_max_v4.0, whole genome shotgun sequence genomic window:
- the LOC100805053 gene encoding uncharacterized protein isoform X2, with amino-acid sequence MRCAVIECSRPVFSVSVAFGFLILGEENGVRVFGLRRLVKGRSGKRVGNSKPLKNGGRGGGLEAVNCNGDLEGKMERHGGVTTAVKQTNVKLKHDDRDGGSCFFVLKGNEVKTKSMTKISLVMSGNYLVL; translated from the exons ATGAGGTGTGCGGTGATTGAGTGTTCAAGGCCGGTGTTTTCCGTGAGCGTTGCGTTTGGGTTTCTGATTCTCGGTGAGGAGAATGGGGTTAGGGTTTTTGGATTGAGGAGGCTCGTGAAGGGAAGGAGCGGGAAGAGGGTTGGGAATTCGAAACCGCTGAAGAATGGTGGTCGAGGAGGCGGTTTGGAGGCGGTGAACTGCAATGGTGATTTGGAAGGGAAGATGGAAAGACATGGTGGTGTTACTACTGCTG TGAAGCAGacaaatgttaaattaaaacatGACGACAGAGATGGAGGTTCTTGTTTTTTTGTGTTGAAGGGAAACGAggttaaaacaaaatccatgACAAAG ATATCACTGGTAATGTCAGGCAACTACCTCGTATTATGA
- the LOC100805053 gene encoding uncharacterized protein isoform X1, with protein MRCAVIECSRPVFSVSVAFGFLILGEENGVRVFGLRRLVKGRSGKRVGNSKPLKNGGRGGGLEAVNCNGDLEGKMERHGGVTTAVKQTNVKLKHDDRDGGSCFFVLKGNEVKTKSMTKVSMSIKAISIQAVSQRMFLILDSHGDLHLLSLSNSGIGVDITGNVRQLPRIMKV; from the exons ATGAGGTGTGCGGTGATTGAGTGTTCAAGGCCGGTGTTTTCCGTGAGCGTTGCGTTTGGGTTTCTGATTCTCGGTGAGGAGAATGGGGTTAGGGTTTTTGGATTGAGGAGGCTCGTGAAGGGAAGGAGCGGGAAGAGGGTTGGGAATTCGAAACCGCTGAAGAATGGTGGTCGAGGAGGCGGTTTGGAGGCGGTGAACTGCAATGGTGATTTGGAAGGGAAGATGGAAAGACATGGTGGTGTTACTACTGCTG TGAAGCAGacaaatgttaaattaaaacatGACGACAGAGATGGAGGTTCTTGTTTTTTTGTGTTGAAGGGAAACGAggttaaaacaaaatccatgACAAAGGTATCCATGTCTATAAAGGCTATTTCCATTCAGGCTGTGTCCCAGAGGATGTTTCTGATCTTGGATTCTCATGGAGATTTACATTTGCTATCCCTGTCAAATTCTGGCATAGGAGTAGATATCACTGGTAATGTCAGGCAACTACCTCGTATTATGAAAGTGTGA